A single region of the Salvia miltiorrhiza cultivar Shanhuang (shh) chromosome 8, IMPLAD_Smil_shh, whole genome shotgun sequence genome encodes:
- the LOC130997630 gene encoding probable DNA helicase MCM8, which yields MYGHPVESSKTINRSTGANDLWRILAVYFPQTSGDESEHRIHLASSLLQFFFSPQGQKILSQVKEEDGSFFLPLDFQQFKKACDIEEFYIALVEKPKEALLCMSAAAHKVYFGKEDLMEECAKITIRLHNYQESMIALKNLKAAYIDRLVSVRGTVVKVSTVRPLVIQMCFSCAKCGTTMTCDFPDGKFSPPTKCEMQACKSRNFNPVRSTALPIDFQKIRIQELLKSEHHEEGRVPRTVECELTQDLVDACIPGDIVTVTGIIRVINNYMDIGGGKSKGKNQTLYYLYLEVVSITNSKSQSVPEDAQDTDINARSSEHLDLYSFSPRDLEFIVKFSEEHGSDVFRQILQSVCPSIYGHELVKAGITLALFGGVRKHSMDQNKVPVRGDIHVIVVGDPGLGKSQLLQAAASISPRGIYVCGNATTNAGLTVAVVKDPMTSDYAFEAGAMVLADRGLCCIDEFDKMSAEHQALLEAMEQQCVSVAKAGLVASLSARTSVLAAANPVGGHYNRAKTVNENLKMSAALLSRFDLVFILLDKPDEVLDKRLSEHIMSLHAGNGQSSPSAKRLCRESRNIRGVDLNVKSGSLVVKLRLDPKDRDFAPLPGPLLRKYIAYARTYVFPRMTKPAAEILQKFYLRLRDRNTTADGTPITARQLESLVRLAEARARVDLREEISTQDALDVVEIMKESLYEKCIDENGLVDFGRSGGMSQQKEAKRFLSALNKQSELQQKDCFSISEIYSLADRISLRVPDIDSLVENLNSVGYLLKKGPKTYQVLSSSYTRTQ from the exons ATGTACGGCCACCCGGTGGAGAGTAGTAAAACGATTAACCGGTCGACGGGGGCGAACGATTTATGGCGCATTCTGGCCGTCTATTTTCCCCAAACTAGTGGCGACGAGTCAGAGCACCGAATCCATCTCGCATCCTCTCTCCTTCAATTCTTCTTCTCTCCTCAAGGACAAAAAATTCTCAGTCAG GTTAAAGAGGAAGATGGATCATTCTTCTTGCCCCTCGACTTCCAGCAATTTAAGAAAGCATGCGACATTGAAGAATTTTATATAGCACTAGTAGAAAAACCTAAAGAGGCTCTGCTCTGTATGAGTGCGGCAGCGCACAAG GTTTATTTTGGGAAAGAAGATCTGATGGAGGAATGTGCCAAGATTACAATCCGTCTTCACAATTATCAAGAATCTATGATTGCTTTGAAGAACCTTAAGGCTGCTTATATTG ACAGGCTTGTTTCTGTAAGGGGAACTGTAGTAAAAGTTAGCACAGTCCGGCCGCTGGTGATACAAATGTGTTTTTCATGTGCTAAATGTGGGACCACCATGACCTGTGACTTTCCCGATGGAAAATTTTCTCCGCCGACAAAATGTGAAATGCAGGCATGTAAAAGCCGAAATTTCAATCCCGTCAGGTCTACTGCTCTACCAATAGATTTTCAGAAAATAAG AATTCAGGAGCTGCTCAAATCTGAACATCATGAAGAGGGGCGGGTTCCTCGAACAGTTGAGTGTGAACTGACCCAAGATCTAGTGGATGCATGCATTCCTGGAGATATTGTGACAGTAACTGGTATCATAAGAGTGATAAACAATTACATGGACATTGGAGGAG gAAAATCAAAGGGGAAGAACCAAACACTCTACTATCTGTACCTAGAAGTGGTTTCAATAACAAATTCAAAGTCTCAGTCTGTGCCTGAGGATGCACAAGATACCGATATCAATGCTAGGTCCTCAGAGCATTTAGATCTGTACTCGTTTTCGCCAAGAGATCTGGAATTCATTGTAAAGTTCTCTGAGGAGCATGGTTCTGATGTTTTTCGTCAAATTCTGCAATCAGTTTGTCCATCCATCTATGGCCATGAGCTTGTTAAAG CCGGAATTACGTTAGCACTGTTTGGTGGTGTTCGGAAGCATTCAATGGACCAGAACAAGGTGCCTGTCAGAGGAGATATCCATGTAATTGTTGTTG GTGATCCTGGACTAGGTAAAAGCCAGCTACTTCAAGCTGCAGCTTCTATTTCTCCACGTGGGATATACGTATGTGGTAACGCCACAACTAACGCTGGCCTAACCGTGGCAGTGGTGAAAGACCCAATGACAAGTGACTACGCATTTGAGGCTG GTGCTATGGTACTTGCAGACCGCGGATTATGCTGTATTGATGAGTTTGACAAAATGTCAGCAGAACATCAG GCCCTATTAGAAGCAATGGAACAACAATGTGTCTCTGTTGCAAAGGCCGGACTTGTAGCAAGTTTATCAGCCAGAACATCAGTTTTAGCTGCAGCAAACCCTGTTGGGGGTCATTATAA CCGAGCAAAAACAGTGAATGAGAATCTGAAAATGAGTGCTGCTCTTCTCTCGCGATTTGATTTGGTATTCATATTGCTTGATAAACCTGATGAGGTGCTGGATAAGAGACTCTCAGAGCACATAATGTCA CTTCATGCTGGCAATGGACAATCCTCACCCTCTGCAAAGAGATTATGCAGAG AATCACGCAATATTAGAGGAGTTGATTTGAATGTAAAAAGTGGTTCGTTAGTTGTAAAGTTAAGACTTGATCCTAAGGACAGAGATTTTGCTCCACTACCCGGTCCTCTTCTGCGTAAATACATTGCTTATGCAAGAACTTATGTATTTCCAAG GATGACAAAACCAGCTGCAGAAATCTTGCAGAAGTTTTATTTGCGTCTAAGAGACCGGAATACTACTGCAGATGGTACTCCAATAACAGCTAGGCAGTTAGAAAGCTTGGTAAGGCTTGCAGAAGCTCGAGCTAGAGTGGACTTGAGGGAAGAAATAAGCACACAAGATGCTTTG GATGTTGTTGAAATTATGAAAGAATCACTGTATGAGAAGTGTATTGATGAGAATGGCCTTGTTGATTTTGGACGTAGTGGTGGGATGAGTCAACAGAAAGAAGCCAAACGGTTTTTAAGTGCATTGAACAAGCAATCTGAGTTGCAGCAAAAAGATTGCTTCTCTATATCT GAAATATACAGTTTGGCAGATAGGATCAGCTTAAGAGTTCCTGATATTGACAGCCTCGTGGAAAATCTGAATAGCGTCGGCTATCTTTTAAAGAAGGGCCCAAAGACATATCAG
- the LOC130997675 gene encoding 40S ribosomal protein S23 yields the protein MGKTRGMGAGRKLKSHRRTQRWADKSYKKSHLGNEWKKPFAGSSHAKGIVLEKIGIEAKQPNSAIRKCARVQLIKNGKKIAAFVPNDGCLNYIEENDEVLIAGFGRKGHAVGDIPGVRFKVVKVSGVSLLALFKEKKEKPRS from the exons ATGGG GAAAACTCGTGGTATGGGAGCTGGGCGCAAGCTCAAGTCCCACCGTAGGACCCAAAGATGGGCTGATAAGTCTTACAAGAAATCTCACCTTGGGAATGAATGGAAAAAACCATTCGCAGGGTCGTCCCATGCCAAGGGCATTGTTCTTGAGAAAAT AGGTATTGAAGCTAAGCAGCCGAATTCTGCTATTCGTAAGTGTGCTAGGGTGCAGCTGATCAAGAATGGCAAGAAGATTGCTGCTTTCGTCCCCAATGATGGTTGTTTAAACTACATCGAAGAAAAT GACGAAGTGTTGATTGCTGGATTTGGGCGTAAGGGACATGCCGTGGGAGATATTCCTGGTGTTAGATTTAAGGTGGTGAAGGTATCAGGAGTTTCACTGCTTGCTCTCTTTaaggagaagaaagaaaagccTAGGTCTtaa